CGAGGAGATGATgaaaagaggaaggcagaggaagagttGTTGGAAGGAAGATAGAGCAGGAGCACATGGCTTGGAGAAACTCCATGTAGCAGTGATTTCATAGCCGAGGAAGGAAGTGTTGTAGAGGCATATCTGCCCAATAAAGCTGTGCAGTTTATAAATATacaactgagttgtgttttccttttatgagcTTATTAAGGTTGGAGATTCACTACAACAATGTTGCGTTTTCCTTAAATGGGCTTATTGTGGTTGGAGACTTACCACAATAAAATGGCTACTAACATGAGCCAAGAACTTACTACCCTTGTATTATGAGTCCCATGCTACAAAATGGCCCCAATGTATCAACAAgaactcaactaacctgagataaaacaTCACTCCCTCACCCTCCTATACAAGGTTAGGGAAATAATCTAAGATGAGACACTTTGTGGGTTGAAAGCTGACTGGGTCTGAGGGGCCTACAGAGAACTGCAGAGAGACTTCCTCCTCAAGACCCAAACAGACAGCTTAGACCAGGAGCAGTACTCCAGTATGAAACTGGACTTGGCAGACACAGTGAACTGATCAGGGCATCTACGCCCAAGGGGGCCTTTCTGTGTTTACTTCCCTATATCCCTGGCATCTGTACAGGACATAGACAGCCAGACTCTGAATTGAACAGCAGAGGGAGGCAAAAGTACAAAGAGGTCTAAGTCAGGTATCAAGCATCATCTATTGATACGTAAAGATGAGAAACACAATAAATACCTTTTGGGCTTTAAAGGATGATATTCTGAAGGGTTTGGCAGGGTTGGATTTAAAGGAAATAGACACCTTATCATTTATCAGTATTGcaatatttattctcttgatCTACTATATCTTCTCAAAAGACAGAGtcctggataaaaaaaaaatccttgcctTAGAAAAGAGATTATAGGTAACACTTGAATTAAGGTTAAGGATGATATAGGACAAGATAagcaacagaaagaggaaaataaagattagagacaggagctggaggagatattagaaaaaaagaattcaatgaTTCACAGATCAGACAGACCAGTAAGGAGATAGAGATAAAATTTGGAagtaaaatctaaagaaaaatttACTAAAGATAACATATCAAAATAAGGCAGATGATTCAATATCAGAATTACcataaagagaagagaagattatGAAAACAAGGCCTAGAACAGAAGACACAGAAGTTATAGAGCAGcatgaacaacaaaaagaacatatTAAGAATTGACAACATGTCCTAGAGAAAACAGTAGAattgaaaacatacaaaattatAGATCAGATAAAAAGACCGAAAAGTGAAAATGATGATGGGAGATAGGAGCTGAAAAATATGCTAGAACAAANGACAAAACAGCTCACAGATCAGACTGAGttgcagagagaaaataatgaagattGGAAGCAAGACTTAgagaataatcttttaaaataaatcaatcaaaataaaatggatagCAGAATATCAGAACTtcaatatgaagaaaaattaaaatgtggagGCAGAACCTTGAGCAGAGAATGCAGGAACTCAAGGAACAGGAGGAGctacaaaaaaggggggggggtaacaaaatacttactggagaaaatatggagacaaaatgtggagcagagactgaaggaaaggccatccagagactgcctcacctggggatccatcccatatacagtcaccaaaccctgacactattgtgaatgccaagaagtgtatgctgacagaatcctgatatagatgtctcctgggagagtctaccagagcctgacactCGCAgctaaccattgaactgagcacagggttcccaatgaaggagttagagaaaggaatgaaggaactgaaggggtttgcaaccccataggaggaacaaaaatatcaaccaacccgACCCCCCGAGCTCCAAGGgatgaaaccaccaaccaaagtgtacccATGTCTGCAGTCCCATATGTAGGaaagggtggccttgttgggaacCAATGAGAAGAGAGGCGTTGTGAAAGTTCAATACCCCAGTGGAGGGGAGTGCCAGGTTGGGGAGTCATGAGTAAGTGGGTAGAGGAACATGCTTATCTAAGCAGAGGAGGTGGATGTGATAAGGGGTTCAGGAGaggggacctggaaagggaataacatttgaaatgtaaataaagaaaatatacaatagaaaaagaaaagaaaggaaaaaggagaaatatgAAACAGATACCGATATTAAGGGAagaatttaaaatctaaattaaggaaaatactcaggtagaaacagaagataaaattagagaaagcttcttagccattctatattcttcagttgaaaattatttgcttagctctgtaccccactttttaaatagggttatttggttctttggagtctaacttctttagttctttgtacatattgaatattagccctctattggatgtagtattgctaaagaccttttcccaatctgttggttacctttttgtcctaatgacagaagctttgcaattttatgaggattTGTCAAATCTTGATCATAGAGCATAagatattggtgttctgttcaggaaatttccccttgtgcccATGTGCTGGAGGCTCTtcaccactttcttttctgttagtatCAGGGTATCTGGTTTCTTGtggaggtacttgatccacttgagcttgagctttgtacacggAGATAAAATTGTactgatttgcattcttctacatgctaactatCAGTTGAAAGAgtaccatttgctgaaaatgtctttttccactggatggttttagctcctttgtcaaagatcaagttaccatgggtgtgggttcatttctgggtcttcagttctatttcattgacATACCTGCCTTTCACTGTACCAATGCCATCcattttttatcataattgctctgtaatacagcctGAGGTCCAGGATGCTGAtttcctcagaagttcttttattgtttagaatagttttCACAATCCTGGGGGTTTTGTTATTCTAGTTCAATtagcaaattgctctttctaaatctatgaagaattgagttggaattttgatggggtttgcaatgaatctgtagattgctttcagccattttgattatattaatcctgccaatccatgagcatgggaaatctttccaacttctgagatcttcttcgatttctttcttcagagacttgaagttcttgtcatacagatctttcacttccttagagtcacaccaaggtgttatatattatttgtgactattgttaagggtattgtttctctcatttctttctcagcctgtttatcctttgagtacaggaaggccactgatttgtttgagttaactttatatccaacctctttgctaaagttgtttatcaggtttaggagttctctggtggatttttgtGGGTCATTCAAGTATTCTATTATACCATCTGCaattagtaatattttgacttctttctttccaatttctatccctttgacctccttttgttgtctaattgctctgactggGACTTTGAGTACTctatttaataggtagggagagagagagacagttatTGCTATAAACTTTACTCTGTACTCTGCTTTAATTGTGTCTCATAGATTTGTGTATGTTGTCTCttaattttcactgaattctagaaagtctttaatttcttactttatttctccCCTGACCCAGATATCAATGAGTAGaaagttattcagtttccatgagtgtaTAGGCTTTCTGTGTTTccgttgttgaagtccagctttaatagATGGTGGTTTGATAAGATACAAAgcattatttccattttcttgtatttggTGAGGCTTACTTTGTGAATGCATATGTGGTCTGTCTTGGAGAAGAGtgcatgaggttctgagaagaaggtatattcttcgGTATTTTGGTAGAGAATTGCACAGAGGCCTGTAAGATCCATTTGATTTACAATGTCAGATTCATTTCTTCgtttaatttttgtctggatgacctatcAATTGGTGAGATTTAGGTATTTTAATCTTCCATTATTAATGTGTGAggttcttttataaatgtgggtaaATTTATTAGTggcatagatattcaaaattgagatatcatcttgatatgtttttcctttgatgaatatgatgtGTCCTTCAATGactcttttgatttattttcgttgaaattctattttattacataCGAGAATAGCTActctaacttgcttcttgggtctgtttgtttggaaaacttttttttctagccttttttgtctgaggtaatgtttatctttgtttctgaggtgtgtttcttatatgaaGCAGTATGATCCTGTTTTAACATCTATTCTGtgagcctgtgtctttttattggaaaattaatTCCATTGAGGTTGAGAGATATTGACTAGTGCTTgctatttcttgttattttgatgttagtATTGTTTGCGTCtgtaagtgtgtgcgtgtgtctgtgcgtgtgtgtatttctgtgttccTCCCTTTTTTCTGACATGGAATTacatatttcctgtgttttcttggatatagGTATCCTTCTTGGGAAGAGTTTTTCTTCTAATACattctgtagggctagatttgtggatagatattgtttgaatttgggttTGTCTTGAAATATGTTGAGTGTTCCATTTATGGCAACTGagaattttgctggatatagtagtcatGGTTGTCATCAATCATTTTCTTGAGGTGTTGCAAGATATCTGTCCAGGCATTTCTAGCTCTTAGAGTCTTTGTTGAGAAATCTGACGTAATTCTGATGGGTCAACATTTGAATGCTTttggccttgtttttttttttttttttttttttttcccttttttttttttttttttttttttgtcacactttttatgtcatttctttgttctgcatatttgtgttttgattattatgtgtgtggcggattttcttttcttgtcatgTTTAATTTGTGTTCTATAagattcttgtatgtttataggcatctatttctttagtttggggaagttttcttctatgattctgttgaaaatattttctgctcCTTGAATCTAGGACTCTCTACCTTCTACTCCTATTCTTAGGTTAGACCTTTTTATAGTattccagattttctggatgttttgtgtcaagaATTCTgtagatttaatatttttgactgatgtatcaatttcttctattgtttctTCTAAGGCAGAAATTGTCTTGCATCTCTTCCATTCTGTTGTCGTTGCTTgcatcagttttttgtttgtttgtttgcttttgtttttgttttattttcctgttctctttcctaggttttcattCTCCAAGACTCACTTggtttgaggttttttgttttttgtttttttgtttttttattgcttctatttctactttcaggtcctgtagagttttatttatttccttctcctactaaattgtattttcttgtatatctttttttttatttatttaatttctttatttacatttcaaatcgtATCAccttcctcattttccctccaaaaatctcccttatcccatttcccctccccctgttcactaacCCATGCACTCCTGCTTACCTGTCTTgacattcccctactctggggcccTTCACAAGTCCAAGGACCTCTCTTCTTATTGATTtactacaaggccatcctctgctacatatgtggctggagctattGGTccctctttggttagtggtttagttcctgggagccctggggatactggttggttcactTTGTTGtacctcctatggagctgcaaaacccttcagctcctttggtccagTCTCTACAGGATGAGAGATGGTAGGAAAATTGAGATCATCAGGGAATAACAGGGAGCTCAGGACAGCTGGGGGGGACCCAGTGGACTCAGCAAAGAGGGAAGATATGTACAGGAAAATCTAACCTTCCTGCTTCTGACCTTAATGATATTTCTTTATCTGACAGTTTTTGTCTGCAGTGATTATTTCTGATCATGTGCCCatttttgagtatatatatatatatatatatatatatatatatatatatatatattttctcaaaatatataggaatataaCTATAtgtgttatattatatatatgagttacagttatacatataaatatactgCATTctgaggcaagaaaagaaaatatttaaagttgtaTTCTATTTTTAACAATAGACTGTGTATTATGTATagtaataattatatttatatgtacattataaataaatCCAATATTAGGATTAGAGTTGTACCTTCCTTTCTGTTACATTAATTTCTTGGTCTTATGTGTATATGCCCCTTTTTTGAGAAATGATTTGTCACCAATCACTTTATATCATATTCACTTGTAAATTATTCATTTGCTTGTTATAGAAAAACTTAAATCACTTGGGTATTTTTCTATCCTGAGAGAATCAATATGTGCTCTCCCTGGGGCATCTTGTATAGTTCAAGAAAATTTCAAAGGGCTGGCATAAGAAGGAAAATACACAATTTTCACAGCTTGCTGTATGTGACTGAAACAATCATTTTCAATGTAAGAGGAAAATCTAccatatacaaaatatttagaaactctgaattttaaattatactacATGCTTTAACATGCaagttttctttaactttttaaaattctgtagtatcattttacttttgagagtatactataattacattatttctttttccccttccctccctacaTATCCTCCCATATATCTATCCCTGCTCTCCTTCAATTTCATGACatatttttcactaattgttattctatgcatatgtatgtacatatatattcttaactCAGTtatgtaatgttacttgtatttatgtttttacaaCTGATTATTTTGCACTGTGTAAACAAGAGGGATAGTATTTCCAAGGAAAGAACATATCAATTAGCCTTATATCTAATTTGGTGATAAgattctactttaaaaaattgtgtacAGGAATTGAAGCATATGTCTGCTATGGAGAGTTGTTGTGTCTTAATTTGACCACATATTTGTTGATTAgaaatctgtttttatttccacAAGAAAACTTAGATTATGAGAAGTAAATTTGAGGGTTATATTTCAAATTAGGAAAAACTATGAAATGCATAAAACTTTTAAAGACTGAACACCAAAACTGTTTTGTGTTCTAtggaaattttgttgttgttaagtgtTTTTGAAAAAATGTTAAGAGTTCAATATAGAACCATTCACTCttttcattgaattttcttatataaattacttacttcataaaatgaatttcagGACTTAATGAATCCTAAGTATTGATAAATCACAAAAAGTCCACAACAAATCCCCTGAAACTAGCACAGTAGAGGATCCTTGCATATTGTGACATGGTCTAGTTGATTCTCAGTtctaaattcaataaaatatgttGAGTCATTTTACAGGTTGTCACATTGACTGTaaaagataacacacacacacacacacacacacacacacacacacacacacactcattctacCAACCCTTCTATTATTAGGATAAAGAAGGCCCTGAAGCTACTTTTTTCTTCACATCATCAATGTGTTTCTAATACTACTGGAGTACTATGTGTATTGTGACAAAGTTGATTTATTTCATATCTTTTTCCCTACTGATcattatttgttaaaatattagGTTTACATATGTTTTAACTTTGTCATTTCTTTCTAGTAAAgtcaattatataaaattattattaatccAAATTCATCTGTATGATATAGAAATCTTTGTGTTGTAAgtattatgataaaatatttcaatgataCATTTAATTTTGGCTGCCCGGATTCTTATCAGATACCTAATGAGAATTAGATAATTGACTCTGTATATCTTGGTGTTGAATGGAATATGTTTTCAAATTTCTAAAACATCATTGCTTTAAAACCATAAGTGTGAGGAAGTAAATAATTTGCCAGAAAAAATATTATCCCATGAGCAGTATGAATGGTCTTTAAATCCATGACATTTAGTAACCGAAAATAAATTATACTGAAATTTTAACCAAATACAGATATTACCTGATTATAGGCAGATGAAGATAATCAATATATTTGTAAGATGATTAAAACCTTTGAGACTGCTATTTAGTATTTATAATCTCACTGAAACTCTTTTTGAGATATCAAAAAGAATTTATGAGATAAAAGTCCTTTATTCTTTAGtactaaatataatataaactcATTATTCATATTCCTCTTTATTTAGGgtttacattatatttttagtaaatttCATAAAAAAACAGTCTGCAATAAGTTTCTGCTAAGATTGAACAAGGTATAATGTTAGCAATAAGCTTAATCaatattaattacatttatttataattaccaTTACTATATTAATACAAAAGAAATACGTTTTCCCAGTTTATCATGTCCAAAAATTAAACACCTGAGatttaaacacagaaatttaATCCAAAGTATAGTGTTTCTAATTCCTTACAACCATCCTTTATCAGCTATGTGAAGGTCACATTTGGCTGTGTATTCTATGTGCGTATAAGTCAACATCTGCCTCAGGAAGAGTTTAAATGGTGGACCATCTACTATCACTTCATTCAGTTAGACCTATCTAATGTATATTGTATTTCTGATAATTTGTAGCGAACATTTCCATATGTATCCTAGGATTTCTTAAGTGGAACATGAGGAATGGaaaaaattacaatgaaaattaGTGAACTGAAATTCATTTTTTGGATGTTTGATAAACATGTtagtttcttatatattttgtatatgttaatgcatatatttatgcataatttcatttaaatattcaatttaaaattgaagctattatatttgtgtatatttatgagaAGTGTACTGGTTTTCTTTACACATACCTGGGAGTTttggatattttgtattttagattTCTGAAATTATGTTTATGAACTTAATGAATTTTTGTATGTTTAACCCCTCTATTGActctaaaacaaaatgacaacttatataataacatttttaatacaaaaacaaGTCTTTCCTTCATTTGGAATAATCTACTTGCTGAACAGATTATAATTGGAAGTTTCAATGCAAAAATTACCATGTGTTTCATAGAGAATACAAATCAATAAGTCACAGATGATTTAGCCAACCCTAATGTAGAGAGGCTATTCATAAATTCAATATGTTGATTTATCTGAAATCCTGAAGAGAAAGCAACAGCATTGGTAAAGATCTGTTTTTATGATTCTAGATATTGAAACAAGGATTTGTTCACATTTTGTAAGCAGGTTACATTAACAGGACCTCATAATGAACCCTTGCTGTGACTTGCAATAAACCTGTTATTTTAGTTTCATACACAGAAGCTCTTACTGGTCCAGGATTTTCTCAGAATTCCCAATTACTGCATGTTTTTAGTTTAtatcataacattattttgaaaaatatttccataATGATTAATACTGATTGTTACTGAAAGATATTTAACTTATAGTAAACTTATCAATTGCATAGAACTAGCACAAAGAGAATAATCACCCATTATTTATGAAACTACTGTGTTTCATATTAAATCCaaagatatattttttgttttttttctggacagGATCTCTTTTTGACCATGAGAGTTTTACAAATAGTCATGTAGACCAAACTAAACTCATTAAATACACAGAGGATAATCATAGATTTatgattaaagacatgagccaccatacctgactcAAAGATAGATATTTTTTCATACGCACATATCCTTGCCTTGTGAGATCTCCCATAATATAagttatattgtttttaaaataagggaaAAATCACCGAAGGTTAAAAAAGAATAGGTAAGGGGCAATGctcatttcaagaaagaaaagtgaaaaagtaaaatacattttaaaatgtatttgcttttttaattttatttttcattttcaaaaagctCACCTGTccctttatgattttttttctgttcctcacACATAATCATGAGTTAATGAAATgagaaattgtcaaagaaaagcAGCCCTGAGTGAGTTTGATATCTAAGACTATTTCACtctatgttattttatttcttaaccaCTAATTGATGATCATTCAATTTTTCTCTGCTAAACTCTAATGATCTAATGATGATCTGAGTCTATATATGACTCAGACAATGAGGAAATTATTAGATGCTGTGTATAACATATGATGCATCTTCATGTTAATAATTGTGAACACAATGTAACATGAAAAAAGTGATGGAAAATTAGCAGAGAAAAATGAGCATTCTCAACATTAAATTTGCTGGTCCTACGTGTGAAAAGCacaggaaaaatgtaaaaattgacttttttcagttaatttttaaatcaataataCATCTTATTCTCAACTTCTTTATTACAGCTGCAGCCTCCAAGGAGAAAGTATCCATTATGAATTTCTAAAACACAAGCCCAGGGATGTGATAGTGGAGACAGTTCTCTAAAGGCCTTGATTGATTTATACAGTGTAAGAGTCAGAAATGTCGAGACATTCACCAGGTTATACTGTACGAAGAATTCCAGTGAACAATGTGACAGACATCACCATCTTTATACTAACAGGCTTCACCGATGATGCTGACCTGCAAGtcttgttatttcttttgttttttgtgattTATCTTTTTACTCTCATAGGCAACTTAGGACTTGTTTTACTTGTCATTGGAGATTCCCGGCTTCACAATCCAATGTactattttttaagtgttttatcaTTCCTAGATGCCTGTTATTCCACGGTTGTCACTCCGAAGATGTTGGTCAATTTTCTTTCAAACGATAAATCTATCTCATACTCTGGTTGTGTGACAGAGATGTTTCTCTTTGTTACGTTTGGAACCACAGAATGCTTCCTGTTGGCAGCAATGGCTTATGACCGCTATGTAGCTATCTACAATCCACTTCTGTATGCAGTGAAAATGTCACCTAGAGTCTATATACCTCTCATTATAGCTTGTTATTCAGGTGGAATTATGCATGCTACTGTACATACAGCGGCTACCTTTAGCCTTTCTTTCT
The DNA window shown above is from Mus pahari chromosome 3, PAHARI_EIJ_v1.1, whole genome shotgun sequence and carries:
- the LOC110319162 gene encoding olfactory receptor 1094 — translated: MSRHSPGYTVRRIPVNNVTDITIFILTGFTDDADLQVLLFLLFFVIYLFTLIGNLGLVLLVIGDSRLHNPMYYFLSVLSFLDACYSTVVTPKMLVNFLSNDKSISYSGCVTEMFLFVTFGTTECFLLAAMAYDRYVAIYNPLLYAVKMSPRVYIPLIIACYSGGIMHATVHTAATFSLSFCASNEIRHVFCDIPPLLAISCSNTYINQLLLFYCVGSIEIITILIVLVSYSFILFAILKINSAEGRRKIFSTCGSHLTGVSIYHGTILFMYVRPSSNYALEHDMIVSTFYTIVIPMLNPIIYSLRNKDVKEAMKKIFERNLFMNKVHFKV